A region of Rattus rattus isolate New Zealand chromosome 7, Rrattus_CSIRO_v1, whole genome shotgun sequence DNA encodes the following proteins:
- the LOC116905155 gene encoding LOW QUALITY PROTEIN: dehydrogenase/reductase SDR family member 7-like (The sequence of the model RefSeq protein was modified relative to this genomic sequence to represent the inferred CDS: inserted 1 base in 1 codon) has product MSWELLLWLLALCAVILPLVQFLRFLRADADLTLLWAEWQGRRPEWELTDMVVWITGASSGIGEELAFQLSKLGVSLVLSARRXQELERVKRRCLENGNLKEKDILVLPLDLTDTSSHEAATKAVLQEFGKIDILVNNGGRSQRSLVLETNLEVFKELMNLNYLGTVSLTKCVLPHMVERKQGKIVTVNSLAGIASVSLSSGYCASKHALRGFFNALHSELGKYPGITLCNVYPGPVQSNVVKNALTEELTKPMRENIDQSYKMPTSRCVRLMLISMANDLKEVWISDQPILLGAYIWQYMPTWALWLTCKLGEKRIQNFRNNLDPDSQYTLWKPKRD; this is encoded by the exons ATGAGCTGGGAGCTGCTGCTCTGGCTGCTGGCGCTGTGCGCGGTGATCCTGCCCCTGGTGCAGTTCCTACGCTTCCTGCGGGCAGATGCCGACCTAACCTTGTTGTGGGCCGAATGGCAAGGGCGACGCCCAG AATGGGAGCTGACCGACATGGTGGTGTGGATTACTGGAGCATCAAGCGGCATTGGTGAGGAATTGGCTTTCCAGTTATCTAAACTGGGGGTCTCTCTGGTGCTGTCAGCCCGAA GGCAGGAGCTGGAGCGGGTGAAGAGAAGATGCCTGG AGAATggcaatttaaaagaaaaagatatactGGTTCTGCCCCTTGACTTGACTGACACAAGTTCCCATGAGGCAGCGACCAAAGCCGTTCTGCAGGAATTTGGTAAA ATTGACATTTTGGTCAACAATGGTGGAAGATCCCAGCGTTCCTTAGTTCTGGAAACCAACTTGGAAGTCTTCAAGGAGCTGATGAATCTGAACTACTTAGGGACGGTGTCCTTGACCAAGTGTGTTCTGCCTCACATGGTAGAGAGGAAACAAGGGAAGATTGTTACTGTGAATAGCCTTGCGGGAATTGCTTCTGTGTCCCTTTCCAGTGGCTACTGTGCCAGCAAGCATGCTCTTCGG GGATTTTTCAATGCCCTCCATAGTGAGCTTGGCAAATATCCAGGCATAACACTTTGCAACGTTTACCCAGGGCCTGTGCAGTCCAATGTTGTGAAGAACGCCCTAACTGAAGAATTAACGAAG CCCATGAGAGAGAATATAGACCAGAGTTACAAGATGCCGACAAGCCGCTGTGTGCGGCTGATGCTCATCTCCATGGCCAACGATCTGAAGGAAGTTTGGATCTCTGACCAACCCATATTGTTGGGTGCATACATTTGGCAGTATATGCCAACCTGGGCCTTATGGCTAACCTGCAAGTTGGGGGAGAAAAGAATCCAAAACTTTAGGAATAATTTG GATCCAGACTCTCAATATACATTGTGGAAGCCAAAGAGGGATTGA